A stretch of Myxococcus hansupus DNA encodes these proteins:
- the ribD gene encoding bifunctional diaminohydroxyphosphoribosylaminopyrimidine deaminase/5-amino-6-(5-phosphoribosylamino)uracil reductase RibD, translating into MRLLTRAKLEATRAPRAKRAADFDRAVAEFFMRIALEEAAKGLGRTSPNPVVGAVLVKGGRIIARGYHKKAGTAHAEVVALEAAGARAKGADLYTTLEPCDHYGRTPPCSMAIIEAGVRRVICASADPNPKVSGKGVARMRRAGLKVLTGVLTEEADRLNRPFFKMIRTGLPWVSLKAAVTLDGKLATATGDSRWVTGPPARAWVHRLRDSVDVILVGANTVRKDDPKLTTRLPGGGGKDPLRVVVDSHLRLSPGYTVFTQRSAARTVVATLEDPEGRKARRFLAQGVDVWQMRQKSGQVDLKALLRRLAKEGLNHVMVEGGAEMYASFLRGHLADSLALFLAPKLIGSPGLSWAGDLGVKEMAQALSVKDLTFERHGDDMLLQALL; encoded by the coding sequence ATGCGGCTGCTGACACGGGCAAAGCTGGAAGCGACGAGGGCACCTCGCGCGAAGCGGGCTGCGGACTTCGACCGGGCGGTGGCCGAGTTCTTCATGCGCATCGCGCTGGAGGAGGCCGCCAAGGGCCTGGGCCGCACCAGCCCCAACCCGGTGGTGGGTGCGGTGCTGGTGAAGGGCGGGCGCATCATCGCCCGCGGCTACCACAAGAAGGCGGGCACGGCGCACGCGGAGGTCGTGGCGCTGGAGGCCGCGGGCGCTCGCGCGAAGGGCGCGGACCTCTACACCACGCTGGAGCCGTGCGACCACTACGGGCGCACCCCGCCGTGCAGCATGGCCATCATCGAGGCGGGCGTCCGGCGCGTCATCTGCGCGTCGGCGGACCCCAACCCGAAGGTGAGTGGCAAGGGCGTGGCGCGCATGCGGCGCGCTGGCTTGAAGGTCCTCACCGGCGTGCTCACGGAGGAGGCGGACCGGCTCAACCGGCCCTTCTTCAAGATGATTCGCACCGGCCTGCCCTGGGTGTCGCTCAAGGCGGCGGTGACGCTGGACGGGAAGCTGGCCACGGCCACCGGTGACTCGCGTTGGGTGACGGGCCCGCCGGCGCGCGCGTGGGTCCACCGGCTGCGGGACTCGGTGGACGTCATCCTGGTGGGCGCGAACACCGTCCGGAAGGATGACCCGAAGCTGACCACGCGGCTGCCCGGTGGCGGTGGGAAGGACCCGCTGCGCGTGGTGGTGGACAGCCACCTGCGCCTGTCGCCGGGGTACACCGTCTTCACGCAGCGCAGCGCCGCGCGCACCGTGGTGGCCACGCTGGAGGACCCGGAGGGCCGCAAGGCCCGGCGCTTCCTGGCGCAGGGCGTGGACGTCTGGCAGATGCGCCAGAAGTCGGGTCAGGTGGACCTCAAGGCCCTGCTGCGGCGGCTGGCCAAGGAGGGCCTCAACCACGTCATGGTGGAGGGCGGCGCGGAGATGTACGCCTCCTTCCTGCGGGGGCACCTGGCGGATTCGCTGGCGCTGTTCCTCGCGCCCAAGCTGATTGGCAGCCCGGGCCTGTCCTGGGCGGGCGACCTGGGCGTGAAGGAGATGGCGCAGGCCCTGTCGGTGAAGGACCTGACCTTCGAGCGCCACGGCGACGACATGCTGCTCCAGGCGTTGCTGTAG
- the nrdR gene encoding transcriptional regulator NrdR: MRCPFCQDAENKVIDSRESHEGSVTRRRRECLACKRRFTTYERVEELYPLIVKKDGRREAFDREKIVNGLKKACEKRPVSADQLEETVVAIERQLQGMGEKEVPSSVIGEEIMRRLRQLDEVAYVRFASVYRSFRDIAEFMDELKALREAEAREKCEAAPTAPVDKGG; encoded by the coding sequence ATGCGCTGCCCCTTCTGCCAGGACGCCGAGAACAAGGTCATCGACTCCCGCGAGTCCCACGAGGGCTCCGTCACCCGCCGGCGCCGTGAGTGCCTGGCGTGCAAGCGCCGCTTCACGACGTATGAGCGGGTGGAGGAGCTCTACCCGCTCATCGTGAAGAAGGACGGGCGGCGCGAGGCCTTCGACCGGGAGAAGATCGTCAACGGGCTGAAGAAGGCGTGTGAGAAGCGGCCCGTCTCCGCGGACCAGCTCGAGGAGACGGTGGTCGCCATCGAGCGGCAGTTGCAGGGCATGGGCGAGAAGGAAGTGCCCTCGTCCGTGATTGGCGAGGAAATCATGCGCCGGCTGCGGCAGTTGGACGAGGTGGCCTATGTCCGCTTCGCGTCCGTCTACCGCAGCTTCCGCGACATCGCGGAGTTCATGGACGAGCTGAAGGCCCTGCGCGAGGCGGAGGCGCGTGAGAAGTGCGAGGCCGCACCCACGGCGCCGGTGGACAAGGGCGGTTAG
- a CDS encoding M17 family peptidase N-terminal domain-containing protein, giving the protein MSQTTTHDIGLEGLDTLGGVDALCLFIAEDDRPLPSSAGFVDWRLCGTLSRVLKAGFFTGAKDDWLLLPSDGKLEVPRVFVVGLGARQKLDASALNEALAGAGRVLSKAKVDSVALEVPSGGQLEDAARADAFQKGFLPAFKGARVAVLADKGLVKSLPARKG; this is encoded by the coding sequence GTGAGCCAGACGACGACGCACGACATCGGATTGGAAGGGCTGGACACGCTCGGCGGGGTGGACGCGCTCTGCCTCTTCATCGCCGAGGATGACCGGCCCCTGCCGTCCTCGGCGGGGTTCGTCGACTGGCGGCTGTGCGGCACGCTCTCGCGGGTGCTCAAGGCGGGCTTCTTCACCGGCGCGAAGGACGACTGGCTCCTCCTCCCCTCGGACGGGAAGCTGGAGGTGCCTCGCGTCTTCGTGGTGGGCCTGGGCGCCCGTCAGAAGCTGGACGCCAGCGCGCTGAACGAGGCCCTGGCCGGCGCCGGCCGCGTGCTGAGCAAGGCCAAGGTGGACTCGGTGGCGCTGGAGGTCCCCAGCGGCGGGCAGTTGGAGGACGCCGCGCGGGCGGACGCTTTCCAGAAGGGCTTCCTGCCTGCGTTCAAGGGCGCACGGGTGGCGGTCCTGGCGGACAAGGGACTCGTCAAGTCGCTGCCTGCCCGAAAGGGCTGA
- the fabG gene encoding 3-oxoacyl-[acyl-carrier-protein] reductase — translation MSGFKDKVVLVTGGSRGIGRACAVAFAKAGASTVVISYAGNEAAAQETVKLLEAEGAKAEALRFDVSDSAACASAVDGIVKSHGRLDVLVNNAGIAVDGLVMRVKDEDWDKQLDTNLKGAFSLIRAVSRPMMKQRGGAIINITSVVGEMGNGGQAAYSASKAGLIGLTKSVARELSSRNIRVNAVSPGFIGTDMTHQLNDELRQKMLEGIPLGRLGNPEEVAGAVVFLAGDAASYITGEVLKVNGGMYM, via the coding sequence ATGAGCGGCTTCAAGGACAAGGTCGTGCTCGTGACGGGTGGCTCGCGCGGCATCGGCCGGGCGTGCGCGGTGGCCTTCGCCAAGGCGGGGGCCTCCACCGTGGTCATCAGTTATGCGGGCAACGAGGCGGCCGCGCAGGAGACGGTGAAGCTCCTGGAGGCCGAGGGCGCCAAGGCGGAGGCCCTCCGCTTCGACGTGTCCGACAGCGCCGCGTGCGCCAGCGCCGTGGACGGCATCGTGAAGTCGCACGGCCGCCTGGACGTGCTCGTCAACAACGCGGGCATCGCCGTGGACGGCCTGGTGATGCGCGTGAAGGACGAGGACTGGGACAAGCAGCTCGACACCAACCTCAAGGGCGCCTTCTCGCTCATCCGCGCCGTCAGCCGCCCCATGATGAAGCAGCGCGGCGGCGCCATCATCAACATCACCTCCGTGGTGGGGGAGATGGGCAACGGCGGACAGGCGGCCTACTCGGCGTCCAAGGCGGGGCTCATTGGCCTGACGAAGTCAGTGGCGCGCGAGCTTTCCAGCCGGAACATCCGCGTGAATGCCGTGTCCCCCGGATTCATCGGAACGGACATGACTCATCAGCTCAATGACGAGTTGCGCCAGAAGATGCTGGAGGGAATCCCCCTGGGTCGGCTGGGGAATCCGGAGGAGGTCGCCGGTGCCGTCGTGTTCCTGGCGGGGGACGCCGCGTCCTACATCACCGGTGAGGTCCTGAAGGTCAATGGCGGCATGTACATGTAA
- the fabF gene encoding beta-ketoacyl-ACP synthase II — translation MSHRRVVVTGTGLVSALGTGTEKNWQALIAGKSGIAQVTRFDVGKIDTRIAGEVKDFDPEKFIEKREVRRMDLYAQFSLAAAQMAVEESGIPVGLDKPHGYIPEKVGVIVGSGIGGISSLEEQHRKGLEKGFDRLSPFFIIQMIINMAPGLISMRYNCKGPNWAPVSACATSAHAIGEAWKSIRLGETDAVIAGGAEAAITPLGLGGFSVMKALSTRNDDPAGASRPFDKDRDGFVMGEGAGILVLEEMEAAKKRGANILAEVVGYGANSDAYHVTQPAPEGEGAARCMRLALQSAGLNPEDVGYINAHGTSTPFNDANETKAIKAVFGDHARKVAVSSTKSMTGHMLGAAGGFEGVVSALALSRGILPPTINQTSPDPDCDLDYVPNQAREAQVDVVMSNSFGFGGTNAVLVFKRF, via the coding sequence GTGTCACACCGTCGAGTCGTCGTCACCGGAACCGGGCTTGTTTCGGCTCTGGGAACCGGAACCGAGAAGAACTGGCAGGCGTTGATCGCCGGCAAGTCAGGTATTGCCCAGGTCACGCGCTTTGACGTTGGCAAGATCGACACGCGCATCGCGGGTGAGGTGAAGGACTTCGATCCCGAGAAGTTCATCGAGAAGCGCGAAGTGCGCCGGATGGACCTGTATGCGCAGTTCTCGCTCGCCGCCGCGCAGATGGCGGTGGAGGAGTCGGGGATTCCCGTCGGTCTGGACAAGCCTCACGGCTACATCCCCGAGAAGGTCGGCGTCATCGTCGGCTCGGGCATTGGTGGCATCTCCTCTCTGGAAGAGCAGCACCGCAAGGGGCTGGAGAAGGGGTTCGACCGGCTGTCGCCCTTCTTCATCATCCAGATGATCATCAACATGGCGCCGGGCCTCATCTCCATGCGGTACAACTGCAAGGGGCCGAACTGGGCACCGGTGTCCGCATGCGCCACCAGCGCTCACGCCATTGGCGAGGCCTGGAAGTCCATCCGTCTGGGTGAGACGGACGCGGTCATCGCGGGTGGCGCCGAGGCGGCCATCACCCCGCTGGGGCTGGGTGGCTTCTCCGTGATGAAGGCGCTGTCCACGCGCAATGACGACCCCGCCGGGGCCAGCCGTCCTTTCGACAAGGACCGCGACGGCTTCGTGATGGGCGAGGGCGCGGGCATCCTCGTTCTGGAGGAGATGGAGGCCGCGAAGAAGCGCGGCGCCAACATCCTGGCGGAGGTGGTGGGGTACGGTGCCAACTCGGACGCGTACCACGTCACCCAGCCGGCGCCCGAGGGCGAGGGCGCGGCGCGCTGCATGCGCCTGGCGCTCCAGTCCGCGGGGCTGAACCCGGAGGACGTGGGCTACATCAACGCGCACGGCACCTCGACGCCCTTCAACGACGCGAACGAGACCAAGGCCATCAAGGCGGTGTTCGGTGACCACGCCCGCAAGGTCGCGGTGTCGTCCACCAAGTCCATGACGGGCCACATGCTCGGCGCGGCGGGTGGGTTCGAGGGTGTGGTCAGCGCGCTGGCGCTGTCGCGCGGCATCCTGCCGCCCACCATCAACCAGACGTCGCCGGATCCGGACTGCGACCTGGACTACGTGCCCAACCAGGCGCGCGAGGCCCAGGTGGACGTGGTCATGAGCAACTCGTTCGGCTTCGGCGGCACCAACGCGGTGCTGGTGTTCAAGCGCTTCTAA
- a CDS encoding riboflavin synthase → MFTGLIQDLGRVERVIPGGMTDLWIHTALGASAFELGESIAVNGACLTVVERTGDSFRVQAAPETLRRTTLGSVQPGDPVNLERALALGDRLGGHLVSGHVDAVSEVLETYPEGGSWVMGFRLPEALAPYFIEKGSVAIDGISLTVNTLEADRFRVQLIPETQERTTLKARGVGAKVNLEADQIGKYVARLFALQRGQGAPGGGGLTAAAIAAAGFGTP, encoded by the coding sequence ATGTTTACCGGGCTCATTCAGGACCTTGGCAGGGTGGAGCGTGTCATCCCCGGCGGGATGACCGACCTGTGGATTCACACCGCGCTGGGCGCGTCGGCTTTCGAGCTGGGCGAGTCGATCGCCGTCAACGGCGCCTGCCTCACGGTGGTGGAGCGCACGGGCGACAGCTTCCGCGTGCAGGCCGCCCCGGAGACGCTGCGGCGGACGACGCTGGGCTCGGTGCAGCCTGGCGACCCGGTGAACCTGGAGCGGGCCCTGGCGCTGGGGGACCGGCTGGGCGGGCACCTGGTCTCCGGCCACGTGGACGCCGTCAGTGAGGTGCTGGAGACCTACCCGGAAGGGGGCTCCTGGGTGATGGGCTTCCGGCTGCCGGAGGCGCTGGCGCCCTACTTCATCGAGAAGGGCTCGGTGGCCATCGACGGCATCAGCCTCACCGTCAACACGCTGGAGGCGGACCGCTTCCGGGTGCAGCTCATCCCGGAGACGCAGGAGCGCACCACCCTGAAGGCACGGGGCGTGGGGGCGAAGGTGAACCTGGAGGCGGACCAGATTGGCAAGTACGTGGCCCGGCTCTTCGCGCTCCAGCGGGGGCAGGGGGCTCCCGGGGGCGGCGGGCTGACGGCGGCGGCCATCGCGGCCGCGGGGTTTGGCACGCCGTAG
- the glyA gene encoding serine hydroxymethyltransferase, which yields MENVRTLAEVDPEIARVLREETQRQEEGLELIASENFVSPAVMEAVGSVLTNKYAEGYPGKRYYGGCEVVDIAESLAISRAKDLFGADAVNVQAHSGSQANMGAFMALMKPGDTMLSLDLNSGGHLTHGATFNFSGKLYKVVHYGLTRDTETIDFAQVESLAKEHKPKVIVVGASAYPRTLDFAKFREIADAVGAAMLVDMAHIAGLVAAGVHPSPVPVADIVTSTTHKTLRGPRGGLVLSREQYAKSINSQIFPGIQGGPLMHVIAGKAVAFKEALSPEFKAYQRQIVANAKALAEALLRAGLRLTSGGTDNHLMLVDLRPKQLTGKVAEEVLGKAGITVNKNMIPFDPEKPMVTSGVRVGTPAITTRGMREAEMAVVGRLIGEALDAAQDDAALTRIRGQVKELSQGFPLYASRLK from the coding sequence ATGGAGAACGTCCGTACGCTGGCCGAAGTGGACCCGGAGATTGCCCGCGTCCTTCGCGAGGAGACCCAGCGCCAGGAAGAAGGCCTGGAGCTCATCGCCTCCGAGAACTTCGTCTCTCCGGCGGTGATGGAAGCGGTGGGCTCGGTGCTCACCAACAAGTACGCGGAGGGCTACCCCGGCAAGCGCTACTACGGTGGCTGCGAGGTGGTGGACATCGCGGAGAGCCTGGCGATTTCGCGCGCCAAGGACCTGTTTGGCGCGGACGCCGTCAACGTGCAGGCGCACTCCGGCAGCCAGGCCAACATGGGCGCCTTCATGGCGCTGATGAAGCCGGGCGACACCATGCTGTCGCTGGACCTGAACTCCGGCGGCCACCTCACGCACGGCGCCACGTTCAACTTCTCCGGCAAGCTCTACAAGGTCGTCCACTACGGCCTGACGCGCGACACGGAGACCATCGACTTCGCGCAGGTGGAGTCGCTGGCCAAGGAGCACAAGCCGAAGGTCATCGTCGTGGGCGCCAGCGCGTACCCGCGCACGCTGGACTTCGCGAAGTTCCGTGAGATCGCCGACGCGGTGGGCGCGGCCATGCTGGTGGACATGGCGCACATCGCGGGCCTGGTGGCCGCGGGCGTGCACCCCTCGCCGGTGCCGGTGGCGGACATCGTCACCAGCACCACGCACAAGACGCTGCGCGGCCCTCGCGGCGGCCTGGTGCTCAGCCGCGAGCAGTACGCCAAGTCCATCAACAGCCAGATCTTCCCCGGCATCCAGGGCGGCCCGCTGATGCACGTCATCGCCGGCAAGGCGGTGGCCTTCAAGGAGGCGCTGTCGCCGGAGTTCAAGGCGTACCAGCGGCAGATTGTCGCCAACGCGAAGGCGCTGGCGGAGGCGCTGCTGCGCGCGGGCCTGCGGCTGACGTCGGGCGGCACGGACAACCACCTGATGCTGGTGGACCTGCGGCCCAAGCAGCTCACGGGCAAGGTGGCCGAGGAGGTGCTCGGCAAGGCCGGCATCACCGTGAACAAGAACATGATTCCGTTCGACCCGGAGAAGCCGATGGTGACGTCCGGCGTCCGGGTGGGCACGCCCGCCATCACCACGCGCGGCATGCGCGAGGCGGAGATGGCCGTGGTGGGCCGACTCATCGGCGAGGCACTGGACGCCGCGCAGGACGACGCCGCGCTGACGCGCATCCGGGGGCAGGTGAAGGAGCTCTCACAAGGCTTCCCGCTCTACGCCTCGCGGTTGAAGTAG
- a CDS encoding response regulator produces the protein MRVKVLIVEDSKASREYIAAMVEAVEGVEVVVTSSGFEALKLLPRHRFELIITDINMPDINGLELINFVKKNPNYRDVPLFVITTEGREQDRDRGLALGAAEYLVKPFVPGSLEALLRRYLKLP, from the coding sequence ATGCGTGTCAAGGTGTTGATTGTCGAGGACTCGAAAGCATCGCGCGAGTACATCGCGGCGATGGTCGAGGCCGTGGAGGGTGTCGAGGTGGTGGTGACTTCGAGCGGCTTCGAAGCGCTGAAGCTGCTGCCACGTCACCGCTTCGAGCTCATCATCACCGACATCAACATGCCCGACATCAACGGGTTGGAGCTCATCAACTTCGTCAAAAAGAACCCCAACTACCGCGACGTGCCGCTCTTCGTCATCACCACCGAGGGACGCGAGCAGGACCGCGACCGTGGCCTCGCGCTGGGCGCCGCGGAGTACCTGGTGAAGCCCTTCGTCCCTGGGAGTCTGGAAGCGCTGCTGCGGCGCTACCTGAAGCTGCCGTGA
- the ribE gene encoding 6,7-dimethyl-8-ribityllumazine synthase, which translates to MPRYFDGDFLPPKGRFAICVARFNGFITEELAKGAVDTLVRHGVADADIDVYRCPGTYELPGLVRRVTETRQYAGVITLGAVIRGGTPHFDYVAGECAKGIGAVAFEAAAASPATTVTFGVLTTDTVEQAIDRAGVKAGNKGAEATLACIEMVNLYAKMSAAEGRKA; encoded by the coding sequence ATGCCTCGCTACTTCGACGGTGACTTTCTACCCCCCAAGGGCCGCTTCGCCATCTGCGTGGCCCGCTTCAACGGCTTCATCACCGAGGAGCTGGCCAAAGGCGCGGTGGACACGCTGGTTCGCCACGGCGTCGCCGACGCGGACATCGACGTGTACCGCTGCCCCGGAACGTATGAGCTGCCCGGCCTGGTCCGGCGCGTGACGGAGACCCGGCAGTACGCGGGGGTCATCACCCTGGGCGCCGTCATCCGGGGCGGCACGCCGCACTTCGACTACGTGGCCGGTGAGTGCGCCAAGGGCATTGGCGCGGTGGCCTTCGAGGCCGCGGCGGCCAGTCCCGCGACGACCGTCACCTTCGGCGTGTTGACCACGGACACGGTGGAGCAGGCCATTGACCGGGCGGGCGTGAAGGCGGGGAACAAGGGAGCGGAGGCCACGCTGGCCTGCATCGAGATGGTCAATCTGTACGCGAAGATGTCGGCGGCCGAAGGAAGGAAGGCGTAG
- the nusB gene encoding transcription antitermination factor NusB, with translation MGARRTGRERALQALYQLEMSNATTAEALESAWSAADEGPKRDPDAVKFARELAEGVSSHRDEIDQLIERHSHNWRLDRMSRIDRNVLRLGIFELKYRPDIPRKVTINEAVELGKNFGTEESSAFVNGLLDRVASALNKS, from the coding sequence ATGGGCGCGCGGAGAACGGGACGTGAGCGTGCGCTGCAGGCGCTCTACCAGTTGGAGATGTCCAACGCGACGACGGCCGAGGCGCTGGAGTCGGCCTGGTCGGCGGCGGACGAAGGCCCCAAGCGGGATCCGGACGCGGTGAAGTTCGCCCGGGAGCTGGCGGAGGGCGTGAGCTCGCACCGGGACGAAATCGACCAGCTCATCGAGCGGCACAGCCACAACTGGCGCCTGGACCGCATGTCGCGCATCGACCGCAACGTGCTGCGCCTGGGCATCTTCGAGCTCAAGTACCGGCCGGACATCCCTCGCAAGGTGACCATCAACGAGGCGGTGGAGCTGGGGAAGAACTTCGGGACGGAGGAGTCGAGCGCCTTCGTCAACGGCCTGCTGGACCGCGTTGCTTCGGCCCTGAACAAGTCGTGA
- the acpP gene encoding acyl carrier protein — MSTSTIEAKVKSIIADQLGVGEDEIKPESSFIEDLGADSLDIVELVMAMEEEFEVEIPDEEAENIKSVNDAINYINTHKK; from the coding sequence ATGTCGACGTCAACCATTGAGGCCAAGGTCAAGTCCATCATCGCCGACCAGCTCGGTGTCGGAGAGGATGAGATCAAGCCTGAGTCTTCCTTCATCGAGGACCTGGGCGCGGACAGCCTCGACATCGTGGAACTCGTGATGGCGATGGAGGAGGAGTTCGAGGTCGAAATCCCCGACGAAGAGGCGGAGAACATCAAGTCCGTCAACGACGCCATCAACTACATCAACACCCACAAGAAGTAG